In Chitinibacter sp. FCG-7, the genomic stretch TCTGCAGCAGGTCTTGTGGAATCTGGCACGCAATGGCTGGCGCTATTGTTCCCAGCAATTGGGCAGTCTGAAAATGATCGTTAGCCGGCAGGATGAATTCTGGGTGCTCGATGTGCTCAATGATGGCCCGCCGGTGCCTGCCGATGCGCTTAGCCAGCTGTTTGAGCCATTCTTTACTACTGAAAGCAAGGGCACCGGGCTGGGCTTGTATATTGCCCGTGAAATTTGCGCTGCCAATGGCGCCTTGCTTGAATATATGTCGCCGCCAGCTGGCGGCACTTGTTTCCGCATCGTATTTGGATATACCGATGGCCAAAAAATCTAAAGTATTGCCGCGTGTGCTGGTCGTTGACGATGAAGCTGATCTGGCCGACTTGCTTGAGCTGACCTTGTTGAAAATGGGGCTGGACGTGGTCAAGGCCAATGGCGTTGCCGTGGCCAGAACCCTGCTCGATAGCCAGCGTTTTGATCTGTGCCTGTCCGATATGCGGATGGCCGATGGCGAAGGGCTGGAGCTGGTGCAGCATATTCATGCGCGCAAGCTGGATGTGCCGATTGCCATTCTGACCGCTTATGGCAGCACCAATAATGCTATTGCCGCGCTCAAAGCGGGGGCGTTTGATTATCTGGCCAAGCCGGTGTCGCTGGAGCAATTGCGTACGCTGGTGCGCTCTGCGTTGAAACTCGATGCGCCCGAGCCCGCCAGCCAGTCCTTACCGGTAGATAGTCCTTTGCTCGGCAGCTCGCCCGCGCTCTTGCATGTGCTGGCGCTGGTCGACAAGCTGGCGCGCAATCTGGCGCCGGTTTATATCACCGGTGAATCGGGTTCGGGTAAAGAGCGTGCCGCTCGGCTGATTCATGCCAAATCGGCGCGTGCTGACAAGCCGTTTATCGCAGTCAACTGCGGCGCGATTCCCGAAACCCTGATGGAAAGCGAGTTTTTCGGCTATCGCAAGGGCGCATTTACCGGCGCTAATGAAGACCGCGATGGTTTTTTCCAGGCTGCGCATGGTGGCACGCTATTTCTGGACGAAGTGGCCGATTTGCCGCTGGCGATGCAGGTGAAATTGCTGCGCGTGATTCAGGAGCGCAAAGTGCGGCAGGTGGGCGGTGTGGCCGAAGTGGACGTCGATGTACGCATTATCTCGGCCACGCACCAGAATCTGAGCCGTTGCGTCGAGGCAGGCAAATTCAGACAAGATTTGTATTACCGGCTCAATGTGATCGAGCTGAAAATGCCGCCGCTGCGCGAAATGGGCGAAGATGTCTTGCTGATTGCGCAAGCGGTGCTCAAAAAAATCGCGCAGCGCCACAATATGGACGAGCCCGTGCTGCAGTCCGACGCGCTCGTTGCATTGCGCCGTTATGATTTTCCCGGCAATGTCCGCGAGCTGGAAAACCTGCTGGAACGCGCATTGGCGCTCTCCGATGGTATGCATATTTATGCTGAAGACCTGCATATTCAGCACTCCACCGCTGATAAGGCCGAGGCGCAGGCGGCGAATCTGGGTGACACTTATCCCTTGCAGGATTATCTGGATCGCGTGGAAAAAGCTGCGATTCTGGCTGCGCTGGATAAAACCAATTTCAACCGCACCCAGGCGGCCAAATTGTTGGGCATTACTTTTCGCAGCATGCGTTATCGCCTTGATCGGCTCGGTATTTGTCAGGAAGGGGAGGATTGATCATGGGTATTGCTCTGTGTGTTAAATACAGCGTGGCTTGTGGAGGTATACCCCTGTGAGCCATTCTCCAGCCTTGCCTAGCCAGATTGACGATGCCGGCTGGTGCGACGCCGCACGACGTGTGCCCAGCCCCAATTGCGACGAACGTGCTTCCGATATGGCCGTGGATATGGTGGTGATCCACAATATCCATCTGCCACCCCAGCCCGCCGGTAGTCGCGAATTTGGCGGCAGCGATATTGAACGGTTGTTTACCAACAGCCTGAATCCAAGCACGCACGCGTGTTACGCCGAATTGTCGGCGCTGCGGGTTTCGGCGCATTTTCTGATCCGGCGCGATGGTGAGCTGCTGCAGTTTGTCTCCTGCCAGCAGCGCGCCTGGCATGCGGGCGTATCCAGCTGGCAAGGGCGGGAGAGTTGCAATGATTTTTCGATAGGTATTGAGCTGGAAGGCTCTGATTACGTGCCCTTCGAGGCAATACAGTACAGGGTATTGCAGTCTTTGCTGCAGGCTCTGGCCGCGCGCTATCCCTTGCAGCATCTGGTGGGGCATTCGGAGATTGCGCCGGTGCGCAAAACCGACCCTGGGCCGTTTTTTGACTGGACTTGCCTGCCTGCCGAGCTGGGCAAATTACGTCAAACTGGCACTATTTGATAAGGCGGTTTTTTTTGGTGCATTGCCGCAACGCAGGCGCTGAAATCATGCATTTGCCCTGAACGCGGGCATATAATCCGCTTCCCGCTTTGGACGAAAGACACACCATGACTACCGAGCAAACGCAAGACCCCAAGAAAATCGCAGGCCTGGTCGTTGGGGCGATCGGAGTCGTTTATGGCGATATCGGCACCAGCCCGCTCTACACGCTCAAAGAGTGTTTCAACGGGCATGTCCAGCTCGACCTGAATCCTTTCAATGTGATGGGTATTTTGTCGCTGATCTTCTGGGGGCTGATGCTGGTTGTTTCGCTTAAATATGTGGCGGTGATTCTGCAGGCCGATAATCGCGGTGAAGGCGGGATTCTGGCGCTGATGGCGCTGGCTTTGCGCAGCGCGACCGATAACCGGAACAAAGCGTTCAAGCTGGCGGTACTGGGCATTTTTGGTGCAGCGCTGTTTTCTGGTGAGAGCATTATTACTCCGGCCATTTCGGTGCTCTCTGCGCTGGAGGGGATCAGTCTGGTTTCGCATACGCTGGAACCCTATATCCTGCCGCTGGCGATTGCCATTATGGTGGCCCTGTTTGCCATGCAATCGCGCGGCACGGCGGTGGTTGGCAAGCTCTTTGGCCCGATTATGGTGACCTGGTTTGTCGTGCTGGCCGGGCTGGGGATTATGAATATCATCAAGGCGCCGCAGGTGCTGGCTTCGGTAAATCCAGTTTATGCCGTGCAGTTTTTTATGGCTCATCCTTGGGTTAGTTTTGTTCTGCTCGGTGCGGTGGTGCTGTGTTTGACCGGGGTTGAGGCCTTGTACGCCGATATGGGGCATTTTGGCCGTCCGGCGATCCGTTACGCCTGGTTTGTGCTGGTTTTGCCCGCCTTGCTGCTTAATTATTTTGGTCAGGGCGCCTTGCTGATCACCACGCCGGAAGCGATCAAAAATCCATTCTATTTTCTGGCGCCAAGCTGGGCGCATCTGCCGCTGGTGATTTTATCGACGATGGCAACGGTGATTGCGTCGCAGGCGGTGATTTCCGGCGCGTTTTCGGTGACTAATCAGGCTATTCAGCTGGGCTTTTGCCCACGCATGGATATTCAGCACACCTCCGAGCGTGAAATGGGGCAGATCTATATTCCGGGGGTGAACTGGTTCTTGCTGCTGTCGGTGATTATCCTGATTCTGGCTTTCCGCACTTCCAGCAATCTGGCGGCCGCTTACGGCTTTGCCGTGACGTGCACTATGGTAATGACCACTTTGCTCGCCTTTGTGGTGGCTGGGCATTATTTCAAGGGCCGCAAAAAAGCCGCATACTGGGCTCTATTGGCTTTTTTGCTGATGATTGATCTGGCGTTTTTCTCGGCCAATATTTTGAAATTGCACGAAGGTGGCTGGTTCCCGCTGGCGCTGGGTCTGGTGGCCTTTACGCTGATGATGACTTGGAAACGGGGGCGTGAGCTACTTGCGAGCAAATTGCGCGAAGGTGAAATGCCGCTGGCGGGTTTTGTGGAAAGCCTGGAATCGAGTCCGCCACAGCGCGTTGAAGGTTTGTCGATTTTCATGACCGCCAGCTCGGATTCTGTGCCGCATGCTTTGCTGCATAACCTGAAGCACAATAAGGTGCTGCACGAACAAGTGGTTTTCCTGACGCTGCAAACCGACGATATTCCTTTTGTGCCCAGTCGCGAACGCGTCGTGGTGCGCCGTTTGGGCGAGAGTTTTTATCAGGTGATTGCCACTTTCGGCTTTAAGGAAGAGCCCAGTGTGCCTCTGGTCTTGCAGCAGGTGAGCCAGCTGCAATCCGAATTGCAGTTTGACGATATGAATACCTCGTTCTTCCTGTCGCGCGAGACGATAGTCGAGGCCAAATACCCATCAATGAGCTGGTGGCGTCGTCGCCTATTCAGCCTGATGAGTCGCAATGCCACCCGTGTGACCAACTTCTTTAAGATCCCCCCCAACCGGGTGGTCGAGATGGGGATGCAGGTCGAGCTTTGATCTTAAGTTATTGATTACCCTTGAAAAACGCAGTTCGCTAGCCCGCGCACTGCGTTTTTTTTCGGCTTGGGTTAGCGGAATTGCCCAATTTCTGTTGTGAAATACTGCCACCCTATCCTGTGATTTTGTGCCACGAATACGGCCAAGCTTCCACATACACTGCACGGCATCTGCTTGGGAATGAAACCCCGGGCCATTTTTAGGTGTTAGTGGAGGTTGTAATCATGCAATTTAAAATCAAATCATCGCTGCTTGTTCTGTCATTGTCCTTAGCTGCGGGTTTTGCCCAGGCTGAAATGACTATATCCGGCGATCTGACTGGCGCTGTGAAGCTCGATGATCGTGGCTCGGATGACAAGGATGGCGTGTATATCGACGGGACCATTGCGCTCGATGGCAAAACCAATATCGGTACGATTCCGGGTAGTGTGGTGTGGCGTGTGTCAGGTGGGATCAATAACAGCGATGGCGGCAGCAAATTCAATGATTGGGTTTCGCTGAAAGACGCTTATCTGGGTTTGCAGGGCGATTATGGTACGGCACGTCTGGGCCGGATGCAGACTCCGAGCTATGAAGCACAGGATCTGTTGTTTACCGATACCGGCCTGTCCTGGTTGGCGGGTGACTACGGCGTAGGCCAAGGCTCGCGGATCAATAATATCGTCCGTTATGATTCTCCTACCATGGCGGGCTTTAAAGCGGGTGCAGCCTTCGGTTTCAAAGACTACAGCGACGATGGTAACGGCTCGGGCAAAACCTATGACGTGGCCGCCCAATACAAACTGGCAGGCCTGCAACTGGACGGTACTTATCAGAAACGCCGTGGTGTGACTGACGATATCGAAATCGCAGGCACAACAGCAACCAATACCTTCAATAGTGAAACTTATTATACCGGTGCTCGTTATGAATTCCAGAACGGCTTTGGTTTGACTGCCGGTTATAAACACCACGTTTTCAATCCGGGTGCCGAAGTGAAGCAGGGCCAGTGGTTAGCACAAGCGAGCTATAAGCAGAACCAGCATGCTGTTTACCTGAGCTACGCCAATCTGGACGATGTTAGCGTCAACGGTAGCAAACGCAGCGATAGTGGCGCACAAGCCTATGCTGCCCGTTATAACTATTCACTGAACCAGAACAATATCGCGTTTATTGAAGGCCGCTACGTGCAGAACGATACCAATTCGGCCATTGGCGCGGGTGATCATGCCTTTGATTACAGCGGCAAGGCTGGCCAGGATACTTCACGTGTCATGGTCGGTATGAAAACCGTGTTTTAAAGTTTGAATGGCCATCTCGCGATGGCCCTGCAGTAAAAAAACCGCGGCACTCGTTATGAGTTTCTGCGGTTTTTTGCTTTAGCTCTGGCAGTGTAGTAACTGATGCAAGTGCCGGATGCAATAATCGGCAGCCGGGTGCTGATGGTGGTGCGCTCGCAGCCAGACCGTGCTCATGCCCAGTTTTTTTGCACTGAGCAGATTGTCGATGCTGTCTTCCACCATCACGCATTCAGTGGCCAAAAGTCCAAATTGCCGCAGCATTTGACGAAACGCCGCCAGATGCGGTTTGGGTTGCAATTTCACGGTATCAATGGCCGCAATGCCCGCAAAATGATCGGCAATGCCCAGGATATCGAGCATCATCTCGGCATATGACAAAGGGCCGTTGGTGAACAGGTATTTTTTCCCGGCCAGTCTGGCCAGCGTGGATTTTAGACGTGGCATCGGGTGTAGTTCTTGTCGCAACGTCGGCAGTGGATGGCAGGCAGACAGAAAATGATGCGGGTTCAGGTGTTTGTGATGCTTGCGCAAGCCCAGCAGTGTGGCGCCGTAGCGTTGCCAGTACTCAAGCCTGAGCTGGTTGGCTTGCGCCGGGCTGATTTCTAGCTGGGTCGTTAGCCATTGCGTCATTGCCGCATCAATGACCGGGAAGGCGTGCCGGTCGGCATGGTGTAGCGTATTGTCGAGGTCAAAAATCCAGGTTCTGGGCATGAAAAAGGCCGGAAACAATGTCCGGCCTATTGTAGCTGATTTGCCTAGGCCCCCTAGTGGGCAATACGCTGATCGTAAATATAGTGCGCCATCTGATCGATAGTGAATTCCTGATCGGCAATTTTCTCTCTGACCAGATCGCCAATCGACAAAATACCGACGACTTTTTCACCATCCATCACCGGCAGGTGGCGAATGCGTTTTTCGGTCATCAAGCCCAGACAATCATCAACCGAAGCATTGGGCGGCACACACAGCAATTTGTGCGTCATGATTTCAGAGATTGGTGTACCTGCGGAAGTTTTCCCCATCAATACCACTTTGCGGGCGTAATCACGTTCGGAAAAAATGCCAGTCAGGGTCTCTCCATCCATCACCAGAATGGCGCCGATATTGTGATCCGCCATAATCTGTAATGCCTGATAAACCGTTGAATTGGGTGAAACGGAGATAATGCGTTGTTCGGCTTTGTCACCCAGTAATTGGCGTGCTGTTTTCATCGGTGGACTCCCGGCTGGTATGGGTATTACCAATGTAGTTGGCTTGAGGCAATAGGCAAGAAAAAGGGCCGCGCTGGCGACCCCTTTTTTCTTAATGCACTGATTTGTTGGGCTCAGGGATTAAATAGGTGGACAAAAGTTTTCACGCAAGGCACTGAGCCGAAGACAGTACAAGTAGTACGGCAAGGCGAAGTAACGATGCGTGAGAACTTTTGGTTTAGCACTTATTTGGCACGAATCATTGTGCCCACGCCTTGCTCGGTCAGCACTTCAAGCAACAGCGCGTGTTTGACGCGACCATCGATGATATGAACCGAGTTGACCCCCGATTTGGCTGCATCGAGTGCCGAGCCGATTTTGGGCAACATGCCACCCGAAATCGTGCCATCAGCAAACAATTCATCAATACGGCGTGCGGTCAGTTTGGTCAGCAGCGTGCCTTCCTTGTCCAGCACGCCGGGCGTGTTGGTCATCAGAATCAGTTTTTCGGCTTTCAATACTTCGGCCAGCTTGCCCGCGACCAGGTCGGCATTGATATTGAGACTTTCACCGCTGGCATCAACGCCAATCGGTGCAATAACCGGAATAAAGTCGGCCGCATCCAGATGCATCACAATCGCCGGGTCGATTTTTTCAATCTCGCCCACCTGACCGATGTCGACGGTTTCGTCGCCCGAATCGTCCTTGAGCATCATTTTGCGCGCGCGGATAAAGTGGCTGTCCTGACCAGTCAAACCGACTGCCTTGCCGCCGTGTTTGTTGATCAGCGACACGATTTCTTTGTTCACATGGCCGCCAAGAACCATCTCAACAACGTCCATTGTTTCGGCGTCGGTGACGCGCATACCCTGGATAAATTCGCCTTTTTTGCCGATCCGATCGAGCAGGTCATTGATTTGCGGGCCGCCGCCGTGCACGACAACCGGGTTCATGCCGACCAGTTTGAGCAAGACCACATCCGAGGCAAAGCCGTCTTTCAACTCTTCGTCGATCATTGCGTTGCCGCCGTATTTGATCACGATAGTTTTATCAAAAAAACGCTGAATATACGGCAGCGCTTCAGACAGGATTTCGGCTTTGGTTTGGGCGGTAATATCGCTCATGGCTGGCTCCGGCGGGCAGGTTGATTTGTGCGGCGATTGTACCGCATCTGTCTGTGAAATATCTGCCACTTCAATGCCTGTGGCGGCCATTTTCTGCGCTGCTGAGTTTGCTTAATTTGGGATTGACGTTGTCATGCCTTTGGTTTGATAATAAATGAACGTTCATTTATTTATTTGGCGGCATTATGAATTGCCCTATCAAACGCTGGACCCGCCGCAAAGAAGCCCGTCCGGAGGAAATCCTGCACGCGGCCTTGGCGCTGTTTGTCGAGAAAGGTTATGCAGCAACCAAGATCGAAGACATTGCCCGCGCCGCAGGCGTCACGCGTGGCACGCCTTATCTGTACTTTGCCAATAAGGAAGAGATTTTCAAGGCCGTGATTCGTGAGCTGTTGCTGCCCAAATTGCCGCTGGCGGGTGAAATGGTCGATTTATGGCCGGGCAGCGCGCGCGATCTGTTGCGGCAGGTGTTTTTTACCTGGTGGGAAGTGATGGGTGCTACCCAGCTGTCGGCGCTGCCCAAGCTGATGATTGCCGAGGCGGGCAATTTTCCCGATGTACTCAAGCTTTATCACGATGAATTTATTGTGCCTGGTGATGCGCTCATACGCCGGGTGCTTGAGCTGGGTGTGCAGCGCGGCGAGTTTGTTATTAAAGATATTGATTACGCATTGCACATTCTGTCTGCGCCGATTGTGATGGCCATGTTGTGGCAACACTCGGTCTGTCGCTGCATCCCGGAGCCGATCGAGCCGGGACGCTACCTCGATACCACGCTGGATATTTTATTAAACGGACTTTTGTTGCGGGATAATTAAACATGGCACGGATTCAAAATGCAGTGATGATCAGCGCGCTTCTGGCGCTGGGTTTAGCGGCTTGCCACAAACCGGCCGAGCCAGTGGCCGATATCCGGCCGGTACGCACCATGACGGTGGGTGCGATCAACGATCAACCGATTGGTGAGGTGTATAGCGGCGAAGTGCGTGCCAGACATACTGTGCCGATGGGTTTCCGGATCGGTGGCAAACTCAGTAGCCGCCCGGTGAGCGTCGGCGATGTCATCAGCAAGGGGCAAACCCTGGCCAGCCTTGATCCGGGCGATGTGCGCCTGTCGGCTAATGCGGCCCGTGCGCAGTTTGAATCGGCCAAGGCGCAGCTGGCGCAGGCCGAACTCGATTTTCAGCGCGGCAAGGAATTACTGGCGCAAAAATTCATTAGCCAGGCCGAAGTTGATAAACGATTTACGCTGCTGACCGCGGCAAGGCAGCAGCACGAGCAAGCCAGATCGCAGGCGCAGCTGGCACAGAACCAGAGTAATTACGCCGTGCTGGTGGCCGATGTGTCCGGCGTGGTGATTGCCACGCTGGCCGAACCCGGCTCGGTGGTAGCGGCAGGCCAGCCGGTGCTGCAGCTGGCTAAAGATGGCGAGCGCGAAGCGGTGATTGATGTGCCCGAAAGCAAGGTCAAGGCGTGGCGGGAAGGGCAGAAAGTCAAAGTGTCATTGTGGGCCGGTGAGCAAGCCGAGTTTGAAGGCACGATTCGCGAAGTGGCGCCTGCTGCCGACAGCCTGACGCGTACTTACCGGGTCAAGGTGACATTGCCTGCCTCCAATAATATCAAGATGGGTATGACGCTGCAGGTCTTTCATCAGAAGGTGTCTGGCGATATACCTGCCGGATATTCTTTGCCACTGCCGGCGCTGTTTGGCAAGGATCAGGCGCAGCGCGTCTGGCTGGTCAGCAATATCAAGTCTGGTCAGGGCGTGGTTAAAAGCCAGCCGGTGAATGTGGTCGGTGTGGCCGGAAATACGGTGAAAGTCAGCGGCGTGCAGCCGGGACAGGTGGTGGTGACCGCAGGTGCCAATCTGCTGCGCGAAGGCCAGCCAGTGCGTGTGCTTGCAGGAGCCAGCCATGACTAAGCGCCGTGAATCATTCAATTTGTCCGCTTGGGCGCTCACGCACCAATCGCTGATTTTGTACTTGATGGCTGTTTTGTCGCTGGCGGGAATTCTGGCCTATACCCAGCTGGGGCAAAAGGAAGACCCCGAATTTACCTTCAAAGCCATGGTAGTGCGCGCATTCTGGCCGGGTGCGTCGGCGTCCGAAGTCGAGCAGCAGGTCACCGACAAGCTCGAAGAAGCCGTTCAGGGTATTGGTTACATTGATTACACTAAAAGCTATTCGCGCGCCGGTGAATCGCTGATCACCATCATGCTGTACGAGCATGTGCGCGCCAAAGAAGTGAATGACGCGTGGTATCAGGTGCGCAAACGGATTAACGATGCCAAAGGCAAATTGCCACAAGGCGTTGCCGGACCGTTTTTTAATGATGAATTTGGCGAAACCTACGGCAGCCTGTACGCCTTTACCGCCGATGGTTTCACCGCCGCCGAGCTGAAAAAATACGTCGAACGCGTGCGTACCGAGCTGCTGCGCATCAAAGACATCAACAAGGTCACGCTGATCGGTACGCAGGATGAAAAAATCTACGTGCAATACAGCAGTGCCAAGCTGGCCACGATGGGCGTTACGCCATTTCAGATCAATCAGGTGCTGGCCGCGACCAATACGGTGAGCCCGGCGGGCGTGGTTGAAGGCCAGGACGAGCGTGTGTTCTTGCGCGTTTCGGGTGGTTTTGATGCGATTGAAACGATCAAAAACACGCCGGTGACGATGAATGATCGCACCTTCCGCGTTGGTGATGTGGCGCAAGTATTCCGCGCCAATATCAATCCGGCCACCACCAAAATGCGCTTTGCCTTGCAAGGCCAGACGAGTCAGGACGCGATTGGTCTGGGCATTTCAATGAAGCAGGGCGGCAATGTGCTGGAGATGGGCAAGCAGATCGACACTACGCTCAATAAAATGCGCAGCGATCTGCCGGTGGGCATCGAGTTTCATGCAGTGTCTGATCAGCCGGCAGTGGTCAAAAACGCGGTGCACATCTTTATGAAATCGCTGCTCGAAGCGGTGGTGATCGTGCTGGCAGTGAGCTTTTTGTCGCTGGGCTGGCGCACCGGCATTGTGGTTGCGCTGTCGATCCCGCTGGTGCTGGCGCTGACTTTCCTGTTTATGAAAGTATTCAACCTGGAATTGCAGCGCATCTCACTCGGTGCGCTGGTGATTGCGCTCGGGCTCTTGGTCGATGATGCAATCATTGCGGTCGAGATGATGGCGCTGAAACTCGAAGAAGGCTGGGATAAATTCCGCGCCGCTACCTTCGCCTACACCTCAACAGCGTTTCCAATGCTGACCGGTACTTTGATTACTGCGGCGGGGTTTCTGCCTGTAGGCCTTGCCAAATCTAATGCTGGTGAATATACCTTCTCTATTTTTGCCGTGGTGGGCTTGGCGCTGATCTTGTCGTGGGTGGTGGCGGTGTTGTTTACACCGTATATGGGCTACCACTTGTTACCGGAAAATCTGAAGCCGCATGGCTCGCATGATGCCCACGGCGGCAAGTTTTATACCGGCTTTCGCCGCGCCGTGACCTGGTGCATTACCTATCGCAAAACAACGATTGCGCTGACTGGCGGTGCGTTTGTATTGTCGGTCTTGCTGTTTGCGATTGCGGTGCCCAAGCAGTTTTTCCCGGCCTCCAGCCGCCCCGAGCTGATGGTCGATTTGTGGCTGCCGTACACCGCGTCGTTTGATGCGACCGAGCGCGAAGTCAAAAAAATCGAAGCAATTATGCTCAAAGACCCCGATGTGGTATCGGTCAGCAGCTATATCGGCGTCGGCTCGCCGCGTTACTACATGCCGCTCGATGAGCAAATGCCGAATTTAAACTTTGGCCAGCTCACGGTAATGACCAAGGACGAGCATGTGCGCGAAGACGTGCTCAAGCGCATCAAAACGTTATTTGCCAATGACTTTGCCAGCGTTCGTGGTCGTGTGACGCGGCTGGAAAACGGCCCGCCGGTTGGCTATCCGGTGCAGTTCCGCATTATCGGTGAAGACCAGAAGAAATTGAAAGAGATTGCCGAGCTGGTGGCAACTGAAATGCGCGCGCATCCGAATTTGCGTCAGGTGCATACCGATTGGGGCGAAAAGGTCAAAGTGGTGCGCCTCAATATCGATCAGGATAAATTGCGTCAGCTGGGCTTAACCAGCCAGCAGCTCTCGCAAACCTTGCAAATGGCCGTATCGGGTGTCACGGCCACGCAATTGCGCGAAGATAATTTGCTGATCGACGTGGTGAGCCGACTGGAAGATGGCGAGCGCACCCAGCTCGATTTTCTGGAAAATCTGCCGATTGCCTTACCCAATGGCCGTAGTGTTCCGCTGGCGCAAATCGCCAAGCTATCGATTGAAAACGAGGAAAGCATCATCTGGCGGCGTAATCGCGTACCGGCGCTGACCGTGCGTGCCGACGTGAGCGGCGCACAAGCGCCCGATGTGTCGATGGCGCTGTTGCCCAAGATGAAAGAAATCGAAGCCAAATTGCCATTGGGCTATCACATTGAAGCAGGCGGCACGCTGGAAGCCTCCAAAATCAGTCAGGATTCGATTGCCGCTGTGATGCCCTTGATGCTGATCGTGGTGATGACCTTGCTCATGCTGCAATTGCAAAGTATTCAGCGTATGTTGATGGTCTTGTTGACTGCGCCGCTGGGCATGATCGGCGTGACGCTGGCGCTATTGCTGTTTCAAGCGCCATTTGGCTTTGTGGCGACGCTGGGCGTGATTGCCTTGTCGGGCATGATTATGCGTAATTCGGTGATTCTGATGGATCAGATCGAGCAGGATATTGCAGCGGGTGCTGCGCCGTGGAACGCGGTGATTGATTCGGCGGTGCGCCGTTTCCGGCCGATTATGCTCACTGCACTGGCGGCGATTCTGGCGATGATTCCGCTGACGCGCGATACGTTCTGGGGGCCGATGGCGATTGCGATTATGGGTGGGCTGTTTGTCGCCACCGTTTTGACGCTGCTGTTTTTGCCCGCTTTGTATGCAGCGTGGTTCCGTTTGAAACCGGCTTGACCGACAAAACGACATTTG encodes the following:
- a CDS encoding pyrimidine 5'-nucleotidase — translated: MPRTWIFDLDNTLHHADRHAFPVIDAAMTQWLTTQLEISPAQANQLRLEYWQRYGATLLGLRKHHKHLNPHHFLSACHPLPTLRQELHPMPRLKSTLARLAGKKYLFTNGPLSYAEMMLDILGIADHFAGIAAIDTVKLQPKPHLAAFRQMLRQFGLLATECVMVEDSIDNLLSAKKLGMSTVWLRAHHHQHPAADYCIRHLHQLLHCQS
- a CDS encoding potassium transporter Kup, which produces MTTEQTQDPKKIAGLVVGAIGVVYGDIGTSPLYTLKECFNGHVQLDLNPFNVMGILSLIFWGLMLVVSLKYVAVILQADNRGEGGILALMALALRSATDNRNKAFKLAVLGIFGAALFSGESIITPAISVLSALEGISLVSHTLEPYILPLAIAIMVALFAMQSRGTAVVGKLFGPIMVTWFVVLAGLGIMNIIKAPQVLASVNPVYAVQFFMAHPWVSFVLLGAVVLCLTGVEALYADMGHFGRPAIRYAWFVLVLPALLLNYFGQGALLITTPEAIKNPFYFLAPSWAHLPLVILSTMATVIASQAVISGAFSVTNQAIQLGFCPRMDIQHTSEREMGQIYIPGVNWFLLLSVIILILAFRTSSNLAAAYGFAVTCTMVMTTLLAFVVAGHYFKGRKKAAYWALLAFLLMIDLAFFSANILKLHEGGWFPLALGLVAFTLMMTWKRGRELLASKLREGEMPLAGFVESLESSPPQRVEGLSIFMTASSDSVPHALLHNLKHNKVLHEQVVFLTLQTDDIPFVPSRERVVVRRLGESFYQVIATFGFKEEPSVPLVLQQVSQLQSELQFDDMNTSFFLSRETIVEAKYPSMSWWRRRLFSLMSRNATRVTNFFKIPPNRVVEMGMQVEL
- the argB gene encoding acetylglutamate kinase, whose protein sequence is MSDITAQTKAEILSEALPYIQRFFDKTIVIKYGGNAMIDEELKDGFASDVVLLKLVGMNPVVVHGGGPQINDLLDRIGKKGEFIQGMRVTDAETMDVVEMVLGGHVNKEIVSLINKHGGKAVGLTGQDSHFIRARKMMLKDDSGDETVDIGQVGEIEKIDPAIVMHLDAADFIPVIAPIGVDASGESLNINADLVAGKLAEVLKAEKLILMTNTPGVLDKEGTLLTKLTARRIDELFADGTISGGMLPKIGSALDAAKSGVNSVHIIDGRVKHALLLEVLTEQGVGTMIRAK
- a CDS encoding porin gives rise to the protein MQFKIKSSLLVLSLSLAAGFAQAEMTISGDLTGAVKLDDRGSDDKDGVYIDGTIALDGKTNIGTIPGSVVWRVSGGINNSDGGSKFNDWVSLKDAYLGLQGDYGTARLGRMQTPSYEAQDLLFTDTGLSWLAGDYGVGQGSRINNIVRYDSPTMAGFKAGAAFGFKDYSDDGNGSGKTYDVAAQYKLAGLQLDGTYQKRRGVTDDIEIAGTTATNTFNSETYYTGARYEFQNGFGLTAGYKHHVFNPGAEVKQGQWLAQASYKQNQHAVYLSYANLDDVSVNGSKRSDSGAQAYAARYNYSLNQNNIAFIEGRYVQNDTNSAIGAGDHAFDYSGKAGQDTSRVMVGMKTVF
- a CDS encoding CBS domain-containing protein, with the protein product MKTARQLLGDKAEQRIISVSPNSTVYQALQIMADHNIGAILVMDGETLTGIFSERDYARKVVLMGKTSAGTPISEIMTHKLLCVPPNASVDDCLGLMTEKRIRHLPVMDGEKVVGILSIGDLVREKIADQEFTIDQMAHYIYDQRIAH
- a CDS encoding sigma-54-dependent transcriptional regulator, which produces MAKKSKVLPRVLVVDDEADLADLLELTLLKMGLDVVKANGVAVARTLLDSQRFDLCLSDMRMADGEGLELVQHIHARKLDVPIAILTAYGSTNNAIAALKAGAFDYLAKPVSLEQLRTLVRSALKLDAPEPASQSLPVDSPLLGSSPALLHVLALVDKLARNLAPVYITGESGSGKERAARLIHAKSARADKPFIAVNCGAIPETLMESEFFGYRKGAFTGANEDRDGFFQAAHGGTLFLDEVADLPLAMQVKLLRVIQERKVRQVGGVAEVDVDVRIISATHQNLSRCVEAGKFRQDLYYRLNVIELKMPPLREMGEDVLLIAQAVLKKIAQRHNMDEPVLQSDALVALRRYDFPGNVRELENLLERALALSDGMHIYAEDLHIQHSTADKAEAQAANLGDTYPLQDYLDRVEKAAILAALDKTNFNRTQAAKLLGITFRSMRYRLDRLGICQEGED
- a CDS encoding TetR/AcrR family transcriptional regulator → MNCPIKRWTRRKEARPEEILHAALALFVEKGYAATKIEDIARAAGVTRGTPYLYFANKEEIFKAVIRELLLPKLPLAGEMVDLWPGSARDLLRQVFFTWWEVMGATQLSALPKLMIAEAGNFPDVLKLYHDEFIVPGDALIRRVLELGVQRGEFVIKDIDYALHILSAPIVMAMLWQHSVCRCIPEPIEPGRYLDTTLDILLNGLLLRDN
- the ampD gene encoding 1,6-anhydro-N-acetylmuramyl-L-alanine amidase AmpD, with the protein product MSHSPALPSQIDDAGWCDAARRVPSPNCDERASDMAVDMVVIHNIHLPPQPAGSREFGGSDIERLFTNSLNPSTHACYAELSALRVSAHFLIRRDGELLQFVSCQQRAWHAGVSSWQGRESCNDFSIGIELEGSDYVPFEAIQYRVLQSLLQALAARYPLQHLVGHSEIAPVRKTDPGPFFDWTCLPAELGKLRQTGTI